One part of the Arabidopsis thaliana chromosome 1 sequence genome encodes these proteins:
- a CDS encoding Plant invertase/pectin methylesterase inhibitor superfamily (Plant invertase/pectin methylesterase inhibitor superfamily; FUNCTIONS IN: enzyme inhibitor activity, pectinesterase activity; INVOLVED IN: cell wall modification; LOCATED IN: endomembrane system, cell wall, plant-type cell wall; EXPRESSED IN: flower; CONTAINS InterPro DOMAIN/s: Pectinesterase, active site (InterPro:IPR018040), Pectin lyase fold/virulence factor (InterPro:IPR011050), Pectinesterase, catalytic (InterPro:IPR000070), Pectinesterase inhibitor (InterPro:IPR006501), Pectin lyase fold (InterPro:IPR012334); BEST Arabidopsis thaliana protein match is: Plant invertase/pectin methylesterase inhibitor superfamily (TAIR:AT4G03930.1); Has 2848 Blast hits to 2802 proteins in 417 species: Archae - 6; Bacteria - 792; Metazoa - 1; Fungi - 192; Plants - 1830; Viruses - 0; Other Eukaryotes - 27 (source: NCBI BLink).), whose protein sequence is MLVKVFSFFILMITMVVIGVSKEYCDDKQSCQNFLLELKAGSSSLSEIRRRDLLIIVLKNSVRRIDMVMIGVMDDTKQHEEMENDLLGVKEDTKLFEEMMESTKDRMIRSVEELLGGEFPNRGSYENVHTWLSSVLTSYITCIDEIGEGAYKRRVEPKLEDLISRARIALALFISISPRDNTELISVIPNSPSWLFHVDKKDLYLNAEALKKIADVVVAKDGTGKYSTVNAAIAAAPQHSQKRFVIYIKTGIYDEIVVIENTKPNLTLIGDGQDLTIITSNLSASNVRRTFNTATVASNGNGFIGVDMCFRNTAGPAKGPAVALRVSGDMSVIYRCRVEGYQDALYPHSDRQFYRECFITGTVDFICGNAVAVFQFCQIVARQPKMGQSNVITAQSRAFKDIYSGFTIQKCNITASSDLDTTTVKTYLGRPWRIFSTVAVMQSFIGDLVDPAGWTPWEGETGLSTLHYREYQNRGPGAVTSRRVKWSGFKVMKDPKQATEFTVAKLLDGETWLKETRIPYESGL, encoded by the exons atgttggttaaagttttctcttttttcatccTTATGATAACAATGGTGGTTATTGGTGTTAGCAAAGAATATTGTGATGACAAACAGTCATGTCAAAACTTTTTGTTGGAGCTTAAGGCGGGTTCATCGTCACTCTCGGAGATTAGACGTCGTGACTTATTGATCATCGTTTTGAAGAATTCCGTACGGAGGATCGACATGGTTATGATTGGTGTGATGGATGATACAAAACAACATGAGGAGATGGAGAATGATTTGCTTGGTGTGAAGGAGGACACAAAACTATTTGAGGAGATGATGGAGTCGACAAAAGATAGGATGATCCGTTCGGTGGAGGAACTCTTAGGAGGAGAATTTCCTAATCGTGGATCTTACGAGAACGTCCACACTTGGCTCAGTAGCGTTCTTACTAGTTACATCACATGTATCGACGAAATTGGTGAAGGTGCCTATAAACGCCGTGTCGAGCCAAAGCTTGAAGACCTCATTTCTAGGGCAAGAATAGCTTTGGCTCTCTTTATCTCCATTTCACCGAGAGACAACACCGAACTTATCTCGGTGATTCCCAATAGCCCTTCTTGGTTATTCCATGTTGACAAGAAAGATCTATATCTCAATGCTGAG GCTCTAAAGAAGATTGCTGATGTTGTGGTCGCGAAGGATGGGACCGGAAAGTACAGCACAGTGAATGCGGCCATTGCAGCGGCACCTCAACACAGCCAAAAGAGATTCGTCATCTATATAAAGACAGGCATTTATGATGAAATCGTCGTCATTGAGAATACGAAACCCAATTTAACTCTTATAGGTGATGGTCAAGATTTAACCATCATCACGAGCAATTTAAGTGCTAGCAATGTTAGAAGAACGTTCAACACCGCAACTGTTG CTTCTAATGGTAATGGATTCATCGGAGTAGACATGTGCTTCCGAAACACGGCCGGGCCGGCAAAAGGACCAGCTGTTGCCCTCCGTGTGAGTGGTGATATGTCCGTCATTTATAGATGCCGTGTCGAGGGATATCAGGATGCCTTGTATCCTCACAGTGACCGCCAGTTTTATAGAGAGTGCTTTATTACCGGCACTGTAGATTTCATTTGTGGGAACGCGGTGGCGGTCTTTCAATTCTGCCAGATTGTAGCAAGACAACCTAAGATGGGGCAGAGCAATGTCATAACCGCTCAGTCACGCGCATTTAAGGACATTTACTCGGGCTTCACGATTCAAAAATGCAACATTACTGCAAGCTCGGATCTAGACACGACAACCGTTAAAACGTATCTTGGAAGACCTTGGAGGATATTTTCAACAGTCGCAGTTATGCAGTCTTTCATCGGTGATTTAGTTGATCCCGCTGGCTGGACTCCTTGGGAAGGAGAAACTGGTTTGTCAACTCTCCACTACCGCGAATATCAAAACAGGGGTCCAGGAGCTGTGACTAGCAGAAGGGTGAAGTGGTCAGGCTTTAAAGTTATGAAAGATCCTAAACAGGCTACAGAATTCACTGTAGCCAAGCTCTTAGATGGAGAAACTTGGTTGAAAGAAACTCGAATCCCATATGAAAGTGGATTGTAA
- a CDS encoding Plant invertase/pectin methylesterase inhibitor superfamily protein (Plant invertase/pectin methylesterase inhibitor superfamily protein; FUNCTIONS IN: enzyme inhibitor activity, pectinesterase activity; INVOLVED IN: biological_process unknown; LOCATED IN: endomembrane system; CONTAINS InterPro DOMAIN/s: Pectinesterase inhibitor (InterPro:IPR006501); BEST Arabidopsis thaliana protein match is: Plant invertase/pectin methylesterase inhibitor superfamily protein (TAIR:AT3G27999.1); Has 71 Blast hits to 67 proteins in 7 species: Archae - 0; Bacteria - 0; Metazoa - 0; Fungi - 0; Plants - 71; Viruses - 0; Other Eukaryotes - 0 (source: NCBI BLink).): MVAYVDKNFSLACFLVLLLFVDSSYARFNMLVTKDQIHTICTKQDINSSYCFQVLNANPEIARLDFPSLFKFVLNYQAQNISDTLKQFKLSGGYTPGVESQYSLCIKLYGWAFDNRDSILRYLAAKDYNSVSTMIGGTLEDMFTCTDDLSTMKPVPQFFMTESNLIKELSKILAVILECFISKRKEFCN; encoded by the coding sequence atggttGCTTACGTCGATAAAAACTTTTCATTGgcttgttttttggttttacttctttttgttgactCATCGTATGCAAGGTTTAATATGTTGGTTACAAAAGATCAGATCCACACAATATGCACCAAACAAGATATCAATTCTTCATATTGTTTTCAAGTTCTAAACGCAAATCCTGAAATTGCTAGATTAGATTTTCCTAGTCTCTTCAAATTTGTGCTTAATTATCAGGCTCAAAATATTTCGGATACGCTGAAGCAGTTTAAATTATCAGGAGGTTACACGCCGGGTGTTGAATCTCAATATAGCTTATGCATAAAATTATATGGATGGGCTTTCGATAATCGTGATAGTATCCTCAGATATTTGGCTGCCAAAGACTATAACAGCGTAAGCACTATGATCGGTGGAACGTTGGAAGATATGTTTACGTGTACTGATGATTTGTCAACAATGAAGCCAGTACCACAATTTTTTATGACGGAAAgtaatttgattaaagaatTATCTAAGATTCTCGCAGTGATTCTTGAATGTTTCATAAGTAAGAGAAAAGAATTCTGTAATTGA
- the CYP77B1 gene encoding cytochrome P450, family 77, subfamily B, polypeptide 1 (''cytochrome P450, family 77, subfamily B, polypeptide 1'' (CYP77B1); FUNCTIONS IN: electron carrier activity, monooxygenase activity, iron ion binding, oxygen binding, heme binding; INVOLVED IN: oxidation reduction; LOCATED IN: endomembrane system; EXPRESSED IN: 17 plant structures; EXPRESSED DURING: 8 growth stages; CONTAINS InterPro DOMAIN/s: Cytochrome P450 (InterPro:IPR001128), Cytochrome P450, E-class, group I (InterPro:IPR002401), Cytochrome P450, conserved site (InterPro:IPR017972); BEST Arabidopsis thaliana protein match is: cytochrome P450, family 77, subfamily A, polypeptide 9 (TAIR:AT5G04630.1); Has 32592 Blast hits to 32103 proteins in 1633 species: Archae - 48; Bacteria - 3170; Metazoa - 12143; Fungi - 6852; Plants - 9226; Viruses - 3; Other Eukaryotes - 1150 (source: NCBI BLink).) yields MDLTDVIIFLFALYFINLWWRRYFSAGSSQCSLNIPPGPKGWPLVGNLLQVIFQRRHFVFLMRDLRKKYGPIFTMQMGQRTMIIITDEKLIHEALVQRGPTFASRPPDSPIRLMFSVGKCAINSAEYGSLWRTLRRNFVTELVTAPRVKQCSWIRSWAMQNHMKRIKTENVEKGFVEVMSQCRLTICSILICLCFGAKISEEKIKNIENVLKDVMLITSPTLPDFLPVFTPLFRRQVREARELRKTQLECLVPLIRNRRKFVDAKENPNEEMVSPIGAAYVDSLFRLNLIERGGELGDEEIVTLCSEIVSAGTDTSATTLEWALFHLVTDQNIQEKLYEEVVGVVGKNGVVEEDDVAKMPYLEAIVKETLRRHPPGHFLLSHAAVKDTELGGYDIPAGAYVEIYTAWVTENPDIWSDPGKFRPERFLTGGDGVDADWTGTRGVTMLPFGAGRRICPAWSLGILHINLMLARMIHSFKWIPVPDSPPDPTETYAFTVVMKNSLKAQIRSRT; encoded by the coding sequence atgGATCTCACCGACGTAATCATATTCTTGTTCGCTCTCTATTTCATCAACCTATGGTGGCGCCGGTACTTTTCCGCCGGAAGCAGCCAGTGTAGCTTGAACATTCCACCGGGACCAAAAGGATGGCCACTAGTCGGAAACCTACTCCAAGTCATATTCCAACGTCGCCATTTCGTCTTCTTAATGCGTGACCTACGTAAAAAGTATGGTCCAATATTCACCATGCAGATGGGACAACGTACGATGATTATCATCACGGACGAAAAACTCATCCACGAGGCACTAGTCCAACGCGGCCCTACATTCGCTTCCCGGCCTCCGGACTCGCCGATCCGGCTCATGTTTAGTGTTGGGAAATGCGCTATAAACTCGGCGGAGTACGGATCTTTGTGGAGGACTCTGAGGAGGAACTTTGTGACAGAGCTAGTGACCGCGCCGAGAGTGAAGCAGTGCTCGTGGATAAGGAGTTGGGCTATGCAGAATCATATGAAGAGGATTAAAACGGAGAATGTTGAGAAAGGTTTCGTGGAGGTTATGAGCCAATGTAGGCTAACGATTTGTAGTATCTTGATCTGTCTTTGTTTCGGTGCCAAGATCAGCGAGGAAAAGATTAAGAACATTGAGAATGTTCTTAAGGACGTTATGCTTATAACTTCTCCGACGTTACCTGACTTTTTGCCGGTTTTCACTCCGTTGTTTCGGCGTCAAGTTAGAGAAGCTAGAGAGCTGAGGAAGACGCAGCTCGAGTGTCTCGTGCCGTTGATAAGAAACCGTCGTAAGTTCGTTGATGCAAAGGAGAATCCTAACGAAGAGATGGTTAGTCCGATTGGTGCAGCTTATGTGGATTCTTTGTTTCGTTTGAACTTGATCGAGAGAGGTGGTGAGCTTGGAGATGAAGAGATTGTGACTTTGTGCTCGGAGATTGTCTCTGCCGGTACGGACACGAGTGCAACGACGCTTGAATGGGCGTTATTTCATCTAGTGACTGACCAAAACATTCAAGAGAAGTTATATGAGGAAGTTGTTGGAGTTGTTGGCAAAAACGGCGTCGTTGAAGAGGATGACGTGGCGAAAATGCCTTATTTAGAAGCCATCGTGAAAGAGACTCTCCGACGACATCCTCCGGgacattttcttctctctcacgcCGCCGTGAAAGACACGGAGCTAGGAGGGTATGATATTCCGGCAGGGGCGTATGTGGAAATTTACACTGCTTGGGTTACTGAGAACCCGGATATTTGGTCGGATCCTGGTAAGTTTCGACCCGAGAGGTTTTTAACCGGTGGGGACGGGGTTGATGCTGACTGGACGGGGACACGTGGTGTTACAATGTTGCCTTTTGGTGCGGGTCGTAGGATCTGCCCGGCTTGGTCTTTAGGGATTCTGCACATCAACTTGATGCTTGCAAGGATGATCCATTCGTTTAAATGGATCCCGGTTCCGGATTCTCCACCCGACCCGACTGAGACGTACGCCTTCACGGTCGTTATGAAAAATTCTCTCAAAGCGCAAATCAGGTCAAGGACCTAA
- a CDS encoding F-box associated ubiquitination effector family protein (F-box associated ubiquitination effector family protein; FUNCTIONS IN: molecular_function unknown; INVOLVED IN: biological_process unknown; LOCATED IN: cellular_component unknown; CONTAINS InterPro DOMAIN/s: F-box associated domain, type 1 (InterPro:IPR006527); BEST Arabidopsis thaliana protein match is: F-box and associated interaction domains-containing protein (TAIR:AT1G11620.1); Has 30201 Blast hits to 17322 proteins in 780 species: Archae - 12; Bacteria - 1396; Metazoa - 17338; Fungi - 3422; Plants - 5037; Viruses - 0; Other Eukaryotes - 2996 (source: NCBI BLink).) produces the protein MKKHWSRLMTVGLPEFPMCPKYSSYFIENHGKIVLSIHHLGSISIYIVGEDQECQKVKYSSMDRSVGGSGCYYVPSLLPVPGFL, from the coding sequence ATGAAGAAGCATTGGAGTAGGTTGATGACAGTTGGTCTACCTGAATTTCCCATGTGTCCGAAGTATTCAAGTTACTTCATTGAGAATCATGGTAAAATTGTGCTATCTATTCATCACTTAGGGTCTATTAGTATCTACATTGTTGGAGAGGATCAAGAATgtcaaaaagttaaatattctTCTATGGATCGTTCAGTTGGTGGTTCTGGTTGCTACTATGTTCCGAGCTTGCTTCCGGTTCCCGGTTTTCTCTAG